A stretch of the Saccharolobus caldissimus genome encodes the following:
- the cas3 gene encoding CRISPR-associated helicase Cas3': protein MSIERKGIKKIVELFNCKELGMKVGNKDLSECEDVNFILTFPTGYGKTTLSLLLAEYLKTHTTTNFHRLIHVVPTRSLARDIAKSSSERGLRFALQYSFSPSELRSPHFLADFIITTYDSFLLNLYKATIGEPFSNHGHYDLPRFGIFTSLVHFDEFHLMNDGNSWTSLFGAVRYLSKIGVNIILSSATPSKVIEEELIRAMENRKVYRLVVVKEFGQAVRDRSCEEISRDGDFYYYECKVGGSNVKYTTVEVKEDIKVPKIDVNFLQGLDSVVNAVKDNKDKKAIVVVNTVNTAIELYRRLRDLNPCLLHSRFKIRDREEKSISQCGILISTQVIEVGVNISAEVMISEQAPITSIVQRVGRLLRYGEKNEGILYIWKSGNYEPYDKEEIDKTVSVLEEKKSFISLKLPYDDFGYANIVDLVIKKPRIDNKLLRNLEEISGNIFATKEDLDRLLREYCTLTNSFIINVTNQKPNDEGDLIPLDGELAIKVAERCGDKKFVAYLEKFKADRNGVDNVEIVEDCVEIKNACTDYRKVIKRDGERMIILALKVNKEYSKEEGLKV from the coding sequence GTGAGTATTGAAAGGAAGGGTATAAAGAAGATAGTTGAATTGTTTAATTGTAAAGAGTTAGGGATGAAGGTGGGGAATAAGGATTTAAGTGAGTGTGAGGATGTAAATTTTATCTTAACGTTCCCTACTGGATATGGTAAGACCACACTATCCTTACTTCTAGCAGAGTACTTGAAAACTCATACTACTACAAATTTTCATAGGCTAATTCATGTAGTTCCAACAAGGTCTCTAGCTAGGGATATAGCTAAGTCTTCAAGCGAAAGGGGATTAAGGTTTGCCCTACAGTACTCCTTCTCTCCCTCTGAGCTTAGATCTCCTCATTTCCTTGCTGATTTTATAATAACTACTTATGACTCCTTTCTCTTAAACTTGTACAAGGCTACTATAGGTGAGCCTTTCTCTAATCACGGTCATTACGATTTACCAAGGTTTGGTATATTTACTTCACTAGTGCATTTTGACGAGTTTCACTTAATGAATGATGGTAACTCTTGGACTTCACTTTTCGGCGCTGTAAGATATTTATCTAAAATTGGCGTTAATATCATCCTTTCTTCAGCAACGCCGAGTAAGGTAATAGAGGAGGAGTTGATTAGGGCGATGGAGAACAGAAAGGTTTATAGACTTGTTGTTGTTAAGGAGTTTGGGCAAGCGGTTAGGGATAGGAGTTGTGAAGAGATTAGTAGGGATGGTGATTTTTATTATTACGAGTGTAAGGTTGGGGGTAGTAATGTAAAGTATACTACTGTTGAGGTTAAGGAGGATATTAAGGTTCCTAAAATAGACGTCAATTTCCTTCAAGGTTTAGATAGCGTTGTTAATGCTGTTAAAGACAACAAGGATAAGAAGGCAATAGTTGTAGTAAATACTGTAAATACTGCAATTGAATTATATAGAAGGTTAAGGGATTTAAATCCATGTCTCCTCCACTCAAGGTTTAAAATAAGAGATAGGGAGGAAAAGAGTATTAGTCAGTGTGGAATATTAATTTCAACACAAGTTATTGAAGTTGGCGTGAATATCAGTGCTGAAGTAATGATATCTGAACAAGCTCCAATAACTTCTATAGTCCAGAGGGTTGGAAGACTTTTGAGATATGGTGAGAAAAATGAGGGAATTCTGTATATATGGAAGAGTGGTAATTATGAACCATACGATAAGGAGGAGATAGATAAAACAGTTAGCGTGTTAGAGGAAAAGAAGAGTTTTATATCATTGAAATTACCATACGACGATTTCGGTTATGCTAATATAGTTGATCTTGTAATTAAGAAGCCAAGGATAGATAATAAGTTACTTCGTAATTTAGAGGAGATTAGTGGCAATATTTTTGCTACTAAGGAGGATTTAGATAGGTTGTTAAGGGAGTACTGTACTTTGACCAACTCTTTTATAATTAACGTTACAAACCAGAAGCCTAACGATGAGGGAGATTTAATACCTTTAGATGGAGAGTTAGCAATTAAGGTAGCAGAACGTTGCGGTGATAAGAAATTCGTTGCTTATTTAGAGAAGTTTAAGGCTGACAGGAACGGGGTTGATAATGTTGAAATTGTTGAAGATTGTGTAGAGATCAAGAACGCTTGCACGGATTATAGGAAGGTTATTAAAAGGGATGGGGAGAGGATGATAATTTTGGCATTAAAGGTTAATAAGGAGTATAGTAAAGAGGAGGGGTTAAAGGTCTAA
- the cas7a gene encoding type I-A CRISPR-associated protein Cas7/Csa2, with product MWLSFSVRYLVNVEDLNNVESAGNYVRHRRAPIVFKDKGGYTVTYVPAISGEMIAHGYQMNLVELALQSNLPVESLAKQGILLKRGAGDKVHDTKCGDKKGSDYELCVIEEDIVEDVAGFMNPEKLVKRASNIAFSYMIPALDSVKTAAVLSQFHVRYASKELIDKYKNENIQSLYNVETASASYVLTGYLNLDGIGRTQNYPVKDVKDRDKRVKVAKNALMLTLTQFLFGAKQTRFKPIVEIEGLVVSVSEKPFNLPPLNGDMNEYMSSVSSTADSFAQVLGIKKPTIVAYLKYGKGNVSNPVEVFNNI from the coding sequence ATGTGGTTGTCCTTCTCCGTTAGGTATCTGGTTAATGTAGAGGATTTAAATAATGTAGAATCAGCAGGTAATTACGTAAGGCATAGGAGGGCTCCCATAGTATTTAAGGATAAGGGAGGATATACTGTAACTTATGTACCCGCAATAAGCGGTGAAATGATAGCTCATGGGTATCAGATGAATTTAGTTGAGCTAGCATTACAGAGTAATTTGCCAGTGGAGAGTTTAGCTAAGCAAGGAATTCTCTTAAAAAGAGGTGCGGGCGATAAGGTTCACGATACTAAATGTGGTGATAAGAAGGGTTCTGACTATGAGTTATGCGTTATAGAGGAGGACATTGTTGAGGATGTCGCAGGTTTCATGAATCCTGAGAAGTTAGTTAAGAGGGCTTCTAATATAGCGTTTAGTTACATGATACCAGCTCTTGACTCTGTTAAGACTGCTGCAGTATTGTCTCAATTTCACGTTAGATATGCAAGTAAGGAGTTAATTGATAAGTATAAAAACGAGAATATTCAGTCACTGTATAATGTAGAGACTGCAAGTGCATCTTATGTTCTCACTGGTTACTTAAACTTAGATGGTATTGGTAGGACTCAGAATTATCCCGTTAAAGACGTTAAGGATAGGGATAAGAGGGTGAAGGTTGCTAAAAACGCTTTAATGCTCACTTTAACCCAATTCCTATTTGGTGCTAAGCAGACTAGGTTTAAGCCCATAGTAGAGATTGAGGGTTTGGTTGTTAGCGTTTCTGAAAAGCCTTTCAATTTACCGCCTTTAAATGGGGACATGAACGAGTATATGAGTTCCGTTAGCTCTACTGCAGACTCTTTCGCTCAAGTTTTAGGTATTAAGAAGCCTACTATCGTTGCTTATCTAAAGTATGGTAAGGGGAATGTAAGTAATCCAGTTGAGGTGTTCAATAATATATGA
- a CDS encoding CRISPR-associated protein, whose product MVTIRLPEESTLARDLVLTSLLSFNVDFEISGDEVKIENVEEFKDKLKDAVEYLRNDKDLSRIIKGFSRNYKKAVDLLVNERDVVSAFFSKDENEEYYLPLVFPEFMEAERWFGGWNGSSKNKKSFSISPQSLLLSVISMVLHRIVSYYRDNEYYMYIAPVDRIVMSQACKPINKRSIKVSANSLKDLSQIGKLFLFSMELRDNECQKIVLLKSSSHRVEILEEFSYSILKPFLDFWNFVKEDFEKQFIELLNKDPDAFNRVSNYVLEGINGVLSPSEASVMIARETYLKSEDLSMITPYVIKKIREALEKLSIKEVFLSEY is encoded by the coding sequence ATGGTTACAATAAGGTTACCGGAAGAGAGTACTTTAGCTAGGGATTTAGTTCTTACTTCTCTTTTAAGTTTCAATGTCGATTTTGAAATTTCTGGTGATGAGGTTAAAATAGAGAATGTTGAGGAGTTTAAGGATAAGTTGAAAGACGCTGTAGAGTATTTAAGAAATGATAAAGATTTGTCTAGGATTATAAAGGGTTTTTCGAGAAATTATAAAAAGGCTGTTGATTTACTGGTAAATGAACGTGATGTTGTTTCTGCCTTCTTTAGTAAAGACGAGAATGAGGAGTATTATTTGCCTTTAGTGTTCCCAGAGTTTATGGAGGCTGAGAGGTGGTTTGGTGGTTGGAACGGTAGTTCTAAAAATAAGAAGAGTTTCTCTATCTCGCCACAATCCTTACTACTTTCAGTTATTTCAATGGTTTTACATAGGATAGTTAGTTACTATCGGGATAATGAGTATTACATGTATATTGCACCAGTAGATAGGATTGTGATGTCTCAAGCTTGTAAGCCTATAAATAAGAGGAGTATTAAGGTTAGTGCTAACAGTCTTAAGGATTTATCTCAAATAGGCAAATTATTCTTGTTCTCGATGGAGTTAAGAGATAATGAGTGTCAGAAGATAGTGCTATTAAAGTCTAGTAGTCATAGGGTGGAAATACTTGAGGAGTTCTCATATTCTATTTTAAAACCGTTTTTAGATTTTTGGAATTTCGTTAAGGAAGATTTTGAGAAGCAGTTTATTGAATTGCTTAATAAAGACCCTGATGCATTTAATAGGGTTTCAAATTACGTGCTTGAGGGTATAAATGGCGTATTATCACCTTCTGAAGCTTCAGTTATGATAGCTAGGGAGACGTATTTGAAGAGTGAGGATCTTAGTATGATCACACCTTACGTCATTAAGAAGATTAGGGAGGCGTTGGAGAAGTTAAGTATTAAAGAGGTGTTTTTGAGTGAGTATTGA
- the cas5a gene encoding type I-A CRISPR-associated protein Cas5a — translation MKAILVSGLHHWGFSVRVAKASAGGLSYLVPPISTILGSLSRGYCTNYAVKANKSCTDEFIEAYKSSLFWVSYGTEEPLLVPYSDLMREERVPYRRSAYRKAEELVEWFGVSAFGKVYGALAKFNIAILVNDNEGEWVKLTWQMISLGSKESLVTIYNVTVSDVLKSVPEEFYTNYYIPAECLKDYSSFEKVKLPVKGVYNLSSSPSAGVFHDFLIPKVGPLIGGYVKLYKDNVNLDSCAVYKLGREEKYIITLRDGVRKWLQ, via the coding sequence ATGAAGGCTATCTTAGTTTCCGGTCTTCATCACTGGGGTTTTTCGGTCAGAGTAGCTAAGGCATCAGCGGGAGGTCTTTCTTATCTGGTTCCTCCAATTTCTACTATTTTAGGCTCTTTAAGTAGGGGTTATTGTACTAATTATGCAGTGAAAGCTAACAAGTCTTGTACTGATGAATTTATTGAAGCTTATAAATCGTCGCTCTTTTGGGTTTCTTACGGTACTGAGGAGCCTCTCTTAGTTCCTTATTCGGACTTAATGAGGGAGGAGAGAGTTCCGTATAGGCGGAGTGCGTATAGGAAGGCTGAAGAGTTAGTTGAATGGTTTGGTGTTTCAGCTTTTGGTAAGGTTTATGGAGCTTTAGCTAAGTTTAATATTGCAATTCTTGTGAACGATAATGAGGGGGAGTGGGTTAAGTTAACTTGGCAGATGATTAGTTTGGGAAGTAAGGAGTCTTTAGTCACGATTTATAACGTAACTGTCAGTGACGTTTTAAAGAGTGTTCCGGAGGAGTTTTATACTAATTATTATATTCCAGCGGAATGTTTGAAGGATTACTCATCTTTTGAGAAAGTTAAACTACCGGTTAAAGGAGTTTATAATTTGTCGTCTTCTCCATCAGCTGGTGTTTTTCACGATTTTCTTATCCCTAAGGTGGGGCCTTTGATTGGTGGGTATGTTAAATTGTATAAGGATAATGTTAATTTAGACAGTTGTGCTGTGTATAAGTTAGGGAGAGAAGAGAAGTACATTATAACTTTGAGGGATGGTGTTAGGAAATGGTTACAATAA